The genomic region TCGCCGCCGACCGCACGGCGACGGGCGTTCAGTCCGCCGCCCAGGCCCGCGCGGCGCTCCCCACCGCGGAGGGCAAGCAGGCCGCGTGGGCGTCCGTGTGGGAGGCCGACACCGAGCCGAACACGATCGTGCGCACCACGGGCCTCGGCTTCCGCCGCGCCGCCGACACCGAGCTGCTGCGCCCGTACGTCGGCGCGTACTTCGACGCCCTGCAGGGCGTGTGGGAGTCGCGGAGCTACGCGATCGCCGCGGCGCTCATCGGCGGCTTCTACCCGTCGCCGCTCGCCGACGCGGAGCTGCGCGACGCGACCGTCGCCTGGCTCGACGCGAACCCCGAGCCGCCGGCGCTCCGCCGCCTCGTCAGCGAGCTGCTGTCGGGCGTGGAGCGCGCGCTGCGGGCGCAGGCGAAGGACGCCGAGTAGGCACCATCGCCCCACCCGAGGGGGACGGTCGCGCAGGCGGCCGTCCCCCTCGTCGTCCCTCCCGCCCGACCTGCGGACGGACCCAGGGCCGGCCGGGGAGGCCGCCGGTACACTCGGCCGGATGACCTCCCCTCTCCTCACCCCCGTCGGAAGCGCGTCGCGATGGACCTGAGCATGGTGTGCTGCGGCGACGGCTCGTTCTTCTCCACGTGGGGGGACCTCATCAAAGTCGTCTCCTACATCGCCGGCGGACTCCTGCTCCGCCTGATCCTCCTCGTCGTCATACGGCAGACCGTCGACCGCATCGTCTCGGGCGTCAAGAAGCGGCAGAACGTCGACGACACGCAGTCGATCCAGGCATCGCCGCTCACGGCCGTCCGCGTCGTGCAGCGCACCCGGACCCTCGGCAGCGTGCTGAGCAACATCACCACTGTCGTCATCGTCGTGATCGTCATCGCGAGCGTGCTCTCGGTCGTCGCGCCCGACGTCACCAGCTCCCTCGCCCTCCTCACCGCCGCACTCGGCGCCGGCCTCGGCTTCGGCGCGCAGAACATCGTCAAGGACATCCTCAACGGCCTGTTCATGGTCGTGGAGGACCAGCTCGGCGTGGGCGACGTCGTCGACGTGGGGCCCGCGACGGGCGTCGTCGAGACCGTCGGCATCCGCATCACGACCCTCCGCGACGTCAACGGCACGCTCTGGTTCGTGCGCAACGGCGAGATCCTCCGCGTCGGCAACATGTCGCAGGGCTGGGCGCGCGTCGTCATCGACCTCGCCGTCCCCTACGACACCGACGTGCAGGCCGTGCAGGAGCGCATGCTCGCGACCGCCACGGAGCTCGCGTCCACCCCGAAGTGGCGCTCGCGCATCGTCGAGAAGCCCGAGCTGTGGGGCATCGAGTCGATCTCGGAGTCGGCCGTCGTGATCCGCGTGGTCGTCAAGACCCGCAGCAACGCGCGCGACGACGTCTCCCGCGAGCTCCGGGGCCGGCTCAAGGCGAGCCTCGACGCGATGGGCGTCACCCTGCCGTCGCTCACCGCCGTCGTGCTCACCGGCTTCGACAGCGCGGCGAGCGTGGGCGGCGCGCACCCGCCGCGCACCGCGTCGACGCCCGTGCAGCAGCCCGAGCAGCCGGCTCCCCGCAAGCGCGCCGCCCGGAAGGTCGCGCAGCGGCAGCCCGGATCCCCGGCCGCCGGCTCCGTCTCCCCCGTCGTCCGCGGCGCCGCCGGCTCCCGCCCCGACCCGCGCGCGACGCGGATGATCCCCGCGCAGGACCCGGCACCCGCCCGGGACGCGGACCCGGACGAGGACGAGGTCACCGCGACCTGGACCGTCCTCCCCGAGGACCCCGCGACCGCGCCGTCGCCCGAGGGGACGACCGACACGGGTGCGGGATCCGAGGCCGCCGCTCCCGCGAAGCCGCCGCGCGCGCCGCGCCAGCCGCGGAAGCCTGCTACGCCGCCCGAGGAGTCCTGATGGCCGACCTGCTCGCGAGCTCGTTCTACGACGACGTCGGCGGCCGCCCCACCTTCGAGAAGCTGGTCCGCGAGTTCTACCGGGGCGTGGCCGACGATCCCGTGCTCGTCGCGATGTACCCGGAGGAGGACCTCGAGGGCGCGATCCAGCGCCTCACCGGGTTCCTCGAGCAGTACTGGGGCGGTCCCACGACCTACAGCGACGAGCGAGGCCACCCGCGGCTGCGGATGCGGCACATGCCGTTCCGCGTCAACCCGGACGCGCGCGATCGCTGGCTCGCGCACATGCGCGTGGCCGTCGACTCGCTCGACCTGCCGCCGATGCACGAGGCGCAGCTCTGGGACTACCTCGAGCGGGCCGCGCACGCGATGGTCAACACGTTCGACGAGTCCTGAGCGGAGGCGTCGACGCGTCCTGAGCGCCGACGTCGACGCGGACGGGAGCCCTAGAGGCGCCGCACGAGCACGTGGCCGCGTGCCGTGGTGAGGCGCGTCCACGGCCCGGCGCGGAACACCGCGACGGGTGCCTCCGCGTCGTCCGGCGCCGCGTCGGGAGCGGGGTCCGGCCCGAGGAACCCGAGGCTGTAGGCCGCGAAGGCACCTCCGGCCACCACCTCGGGCGCGCCCTCCACGGCACGGCCCCACACCTCGCCGCGCACGCGCGTCACGATCTGCTCGCCGATGCCCGACGGCACGGCGGCCGCGACCTCGTCGATCCCGGCGCGCGCCGCGGCGCGGAGGGACGACGCGGGGACGTCCGCCGCCCGCTCCCATCCGGCGCGCGGCGGGGAGATCCCGGCCCACGGCGCGTTGGCGGTGTCCGGCGGCACGAGCACGCCGACGGGCTCGCCCGGGGATCCGGTCGCCGGCCCCTCGAGGCGCGCCAGCCGGTCGAGGAGGGCGCGGATCGGCACCACGCTGTCCACGGGCCCCTGCGTCTCGGCCGCGAACGTGCGGAGGCCGAGCACGGTGGGCGACCGGTCGAGGAGGCCGGCCGGCTGCACCACCGAGGTGTACACGGCGAGCACTCCGCCGGATCCGATGAGGCGCACGGCCCCGTCGTCGACGCGGGCGGAGCGCCCGAGGAAGGTCTGCAGATCGCCCAGGGCGAAGGCGTCCCGGAGGGCGAAGGAGGGCGTCATGGCGTGTCTAAGCTACTGGATGCGCCCGTGCGATCCGCCGGGCGCCCGGCCGCCCGAGGCCGGACCCGCCAGGCGGAGGACCCATGACCGACCACGCATCCGACATCCCGGACGACGGCCCGCTCGCCGGGCTCCTCACCGCCCTCGACCTCACCGACACGGGTGCGCGCACGAGCGAGGACATCTCCACCGGGCCGTCGCAGTGGATGCCGATGGGCCGCGTCTTCGGCGGCCAGGTCCTCGCGCAGTCCCTCGTCGCCGCCATGCGCACCACGGACGCCGACCGCCGCCCGCACAGCATGCACGGCTACTTCCTCCGCCCCGGCGACGTCACGAAGCCCATCACGTTCTCGGTCGACCGCATCCACGACGGGCGCTCGTTCTCGACCCGCCGCACGCAGGCGTATCAGGACGGCCGGCCGATCCTCTCCATGATCGCGTCGTTCCAGGACGCGGACGAGGGCCTCGAGCACCAGGCGCCCATGCCCGAGGGGATCCCCGAGCCGGAGTGGCTGCCGAGCGCGCGCGACGTGCTGTCGCGCATCGACCACCCCGTCGCCGCGCACTGGGCCAACGACCGCCCCTTCGACATGCGCCACGTCGAGCAGCCGGTCTACTTCGGCGCCGCCCCGGAGCGCGTCGCGCACCAGGCCGTGTGGATCCGCGCCATCGGCCGCCTCCCCGACGACCCGGCCGTGCACCTCGCCTCCCTCGCCTACGCGAGCGACTACTCGATCCTCGAGTCCATCTACCGCAGGCACGGCCTCTCCTGGGCGACGCCCGGCATGAAGGCCGCGAGCCTCGATCACGCGATGTGGTTCCACCGCTTCGGGCGCGCGGACGAGTGGATGCTCTACGTGCAGGAGTCGACGAGCGCCCAGGGCGGCCGCGGCCTCTCCCTCGGCCGCATCTACTCGCGCGACGGCGTGCTGCTCGCGAGCGTGGCGCAGGAGGGCATGGTCCGGGTCCCGCTCGCGGACCGCGCCTGACCGGCCGGCTCAGCCGCGGCGGCTGAACGCGACCGGCTCCTCCACGTACTCCGCCCAGGCGGCGCGCTCGTCCTCGGTGATCCGCCGCGGGCGCCCCGTGGCGGCGTCGACGAGCACGATCGTCGTGGAGGCGCGCGCGTAGAGCGCCGCCGGCTCGACGCCCGCGGGTGACCGCAGCTCGTAGCACGCCTCGAAGCTGGACCCGCCGAGCCGCCCCAGCCACACCTGCACGTCGAGCGGACGCCTCCCGTAGGAGATGGGCAGCAGGTACTCGACCTCCTGCCGCGCGATCAGGGTCATGGTCGACGCGCCCGCGGACGCGTCGATGAGCGCGAGACCCGCGTCCACGCCGTCGTCCTCGCCCCGCCAGAAGGCGCGGACCCGCGCCTCCTCCAGGAGCCGCAGGACCTCCACGTTGTTCACGTGGTCGTAGGCGTCGAGGTCCGCCCACCTGAGGTGGATCGGGACGTGGACTCGGGTCACGGGATCAGTCCCGGGTGAGCTTGCGGTACGCGGAGCGGTGCGGCTTCGCGGCGTCCGCGCCCAGGCGCTCGATCTTGTTCTGCTCGTACGCCTCGAAGTTCCCCTCGAACCAGTACCAGTTCGCGGGGTCCTCCTCCGTGCCCTCGTAGGACAGGATGTGTGTCGCGATCCGGTCGAGGAACCACCGATCGTGGGTGATGACCACGGCGCAGCCGGGGAACTCGAGCAGCGCGTTCTCGAGGCTGCCGAGCGTCTCGACGTCCAGGTCGTTGGTGGGCTCGTCGAGCAGCAGCAGGTTCCCGCCCTGCTTGAGCGTGAGCGCGAGGTTCAGGCGGTTGCGCTCGCCACCCGAGAGGATGCCGGCCTTCTTCTGCTGGTCGGGGCCCTTGAAGCCGAACGTGGAGACGTAGGCGCGCGCGGGCACCTCCTGCTTGCCGACCTGGATGTAGTCCTGGCCGTCCGAGACGACCTCGAACAGCGACTTCTCCGGGTCGATGCCTCCGCGGCTCTGGTCGACGTAGGAGATGTCGACGGTGTCGCCGACCTTGAGCTCCCCCGAGTCGAGCGGCTCGAAGCCGACGATGGTCTTGAACAGCGTGGTCTTGCCGACGCCGTTCGGACCGATGACGCCGACGATGCCGTTGCGCGGGAGCGTGAAGGAGAGGTCGTCGATGAGGACCCGCTCGCCGAACTGCTTGTGCAGCTTCTTCGCGTCGATGACCTGCGAGCCGAGCCGCGGGCCGACGGGGATCTGGATCTCCTCGAAGTCCAGCTTCCTCGTGCGCTCCGCCTCGGTCACCATCTCCTCGTAGCGGGCGAGGCGCGCCTTGGACTTCGCCTGGCGGCCCTTGGCGTTGCTGCGCACCCAGTCGAGCTCCTCGGCGAGGCGCTTGGAGAGCTTGGCGTCCTTCTTGCCCTGGACGCTCAGGCGCTCCTGCTTCTTCTCGAGGTAGGTCGAGTAGTTGCCCTCGTAGGGGTAGAGGCGCCCGCGGTCGACCTCGGCGATCCACTCGGCCACGTGGTCGAGGAAGTACCGGTCGTGGGTCACGGCGAGGACGGCGCCCGGGTACTTGGACAGGTGCTGCTCGAGCCAGAGCACGCTCTCGGCGTCGAGGTGGTTGGTGGGCTCGTCGAGGAGCAGCAGGTCCGGCTTCTGGAGCAGCAGCTTGCAGAGCGCGACGCGGCGCTTCTCGCCGCCCGAGAGGTTCGCGACCGAGGCGTCGCCCGGCGGGGTGCGCAGCGCGTCCATCGCCTGCTCGAGCTGCGAGTCGAGCTCCCAGCCGTCGGCGGCGTCGATGGCCTCCTGCAGCGTGCCCATCTCGGCGAGCAGGGTGTCGAAGTCGGCGTCGGGCTCCGCCATGGCCGCGGCGATCTCGTTGTAGCGGTCGACCTGCGCCTTCAGCGGGCCGACGCCCTCCTGGACGTTCTCGAGCACGGTCTTCGACTCGTCGAGCTCCGGCTCCTGCATGAGGATGCCGACCGAGTACCCGGGCGACAGCTTCGCCTCGCCGTTGCTGGGGGTGTCGAGGCCCGCCATGATCTTGAGGATCGTCGACTTGCCCGCGCCGTTCGGGCCGACGACGCCGATCTTCGCGCCGGGGATGAACGACATGGTGACGTCGTCGAGGATCAGCTTGTCGCCGACCGACTTCCGGGCGCGGACCATCGAGTAGATGTATTCAGCCATGGTCACGAGTCTATTCAGTGCCGCGGCCGCCGGATGCCGCGCGCGGAGGCGCCGGCACCGTCGTCACCAGTCGATGGCGCGCGTCTGGCCGACCAGGCAGCGGCCGGAGGAGAGCGCCGGCTCGACGTGCGCGGTGAAGCCGTCCTGGGCCCGCTGCCCGATGAGGCAGGCGTCCGCCATGCGCACGGCGACGAGGATCGAGTCGACCGAGTTGCCGAGCGGCGTCGCGTCGGCGGTGACCTCCATGCGGTCCTTCGGGAAGCCGGCGCCGACGAGCGCGTCCACGAGCGACCGGCCCTGCGCGTTGGGATCCGCGGCGACGACCGCTCCCGCCATGGCCTCGAATGCGGGCAGGTTTGCCTCGGCTGTCCCCGTCGGGTCGACGGGCGCGATGGTGGGTGTGGCGGGCGCGGCGGGCGCGGCGCCGGGATCGGCGCTGTCCGTGACGGCGGTCGGGGTCGGCTCCGGCGCGGCGGGCGACTGCGTGCAGGCCGACAGGAGCAGCGCAGCGAGGAGGACCGGCGCCAGGAGGGCGCGGATCACGCGGCGGACTCGTCGGGGC from Clavibacter michiganensis subsp. insidiosus harbors:
- a CDS encoding mechanosensitive ion channel family protein, which encodes MDLSMVCCGDGSFFSTWGDLIKVVSYIAGGLLLRLILLVVIRQTVDRIVSGVKKRQNVDDTQSIQASPLTAVRVVQRTRTLGSVLSNITTVVIVVIVIASVLSVVAPDVTSSLALLTAALGAGLGFGAQNIVKDILNGLFMVVEDQLGVGDVVDVGPATGVVETVGIRITTLRDVNGTLWFVRNGEILRVGNMSQGWARVVIDLAVPYDTDVQAVQERMLATATELASTPKWRSRIVEKPELWGIESISESAVVIRVVVKTRSNARDDVSRELRGRLKASLDAMGVTLPSLTAVVLTGFDSAASVGGAHPPRTASTPVQQPEQPAPRKRAARKVAQRQPGSPAAGSVSPVVRGAAGSRPDPRATRMIPAQDPAPARDADPDEDEVTATWTVLPEDPATAPSPEGTTDTGAGSEAAAPAKPPRAPRQPRKPATPPEES
- a CDS encoding globin — encoded protein: MADLLASSFYDDVGGRPTFEKLVREFYRGVADDPVLVAMYPEEDLEGAIQRLTGFLEQYWGGPTTYSDERGHPRLRMRHMPFRVNPDARDRWLAHMRVAVDSLDLPPMHEAQLWDYLERAAHAMVNTFDES
- a CDS encoding acyl-CoA thioesterase, whose protein sequence is MTDHASDIPDDGPLAGLLTALDLTDTGARTSEDISTGPSQWMPMGRVFGGQVLAQSLVAAMRTTDADRRPHSMHGYFLRPGDVTKPITFSVDRIHDGRSFSTRRTQAYQDGRPILSMIASFQDADEGLEHQAPMPEGIPEPEWLPSARDVLSRIDHPVAAHWANDRPFDMRHVEQPVYFGAAPERVAHQAVWIRAIGRLPDDPAVHLASLAYASDYSILESIYRRHGLSWATPGMKAASLDHAMWFHRFGRADEWMLYVQESTSAQGGRGLSLGRIYSRDGVLLASVAQEGMVRVPLADRA
- a CDS encoding acyl-CoA thioesterase, translated to MTRVHVPIHLRWADLDAYDHVNNVEVLRLLEEARVRAFWRGEDDGVDAGLALIDASAGASTMTLIARQEVEYLLPISYGRRPLDVQVWLGRLGGSSFEACYELRSPAGVEPAALYARASTTIVLVDAATGRPRRITEDERAAWAEYVEEPVAFSRRG
- the ettA gene encoding energy-dependent translational throttle protein EttA gives rise to the protein MAEYIYSMVRARKSVGDKLILDDVTMSFIPGAKIGVVGPNGAGKSTILKIMAGLDTPSNGEAKLSPGYSVGILMQEPELDESKTVLENVQEGVGPLKAQVDRYNEIAAAMAEPDADFDTLLAEMGTLQEAIDAADGWELDSQLEQAMDALRTPPGDASVANLSGGEKRRVALCKLLLQKPDLLLLDEPTNHLDAESVLWLEQHLSKYPGAVLAVTHDRYFLDHVAEWIAEVDRGRLYPYEGNYSTYLEKKQERLSVQGKKDAKLSKRLAEELDWVRSNAKGRQAKSKARLARYEEMVTEAERTRKLDFEEIQIPVGPRLGSQVIDAKKLHKQFGERVLIDDLSFTLPRNGIVGVIGPNGVGKTTLFKTIVGFEPLDSGELKVGDTVDISYVDQSRGGIDPEKSLFEVVSDGQDYIQVGKQEVPARAYVSTFGFKGPDQQKKAGILSGGERNRLNLALTLKQGGNLLLLDEPTNDLDVETLGSLENALLEFPGCAVVITHDRWFLDRIATHILSYEGTEEDPANWYWFEGNFEAYEQNKIERLGADAAKPHRSAYRKLTRD
- a CDS encoding DUF6993 domain-containing protein; translated protein: MIRALLAPVLLAALLLSACTQSPAAPEPTPTAVTDSADPGAAPAAPATPTIAPVDPTGTAEANLPAFEAMAGAVVAADPNAQGRSLVDALVGAGFPKDRMEVTADATPLGNSVDSILVAVRMADACLIGQRAQDGFTAHVEPALSSGRCLVGQTRAIDW